GGCGCTGCGCGCAGGCTGTACGCGGACTACGCCTGACCGACCCGCCCTCCGCGAATGTTGGCGCGGTTGTGCGCTTGCGTCGCGTGTCCCGCAAACTTTCGCGAGGCGCAGCGTGTGCGGGCAACCGCAGCGTTTGCGGGGTGTGTGGTCAGTCGATCGGCGGGTGTTCGCCCTTGATCACGAAGTAGGAGCCGCGGATCGTGCCGGCCAGCTTCGACTTCTGGCGGGCCCACTTGAACGCGTCGAGTTCGGCCGGCGGCTCCATGCCCTCGGACAGCTTGAACCCGACGGCGCGCTTGCCACCGTCGGCCACCGTGTAGAGCACATTGACGGCGAGCCCCGACTCGTAGAAGACGTGCACCCAGTTGATGCCGTCGACGTCCGCCACCGCAACCTGCAGCGGCTTCGACTCGATGACGATGTCGCGCTCGTCCTTCAGCACCTTCGCGACCCGCTCGACCTCGGCCGCGGCCTCGGCGAAACCCTCGGCCGCTTCGACCGTGAACTCGTGGTCGTACTTGTTCTTGAAGTAGCGAGCTTCGTTTGCGCGCAGCCCGGCCAGCGCCTCGGCCATCGGTGACGACTCGAGGCCCTCGGTCGACACGTTCACGAAATCCACGACCTGGCCCATGGGTGGCCTCCGTATCGAACTGTTGAACTGCGGACGGGAACGCCGATGACGCTACCCCGGACGGTCAGCCGCGGAAGACGTCGAGCTGTCTTGTGCGCTGCTCATGATGGGTGGCCTTCCGGGAACAGGAGTAAGACCGTGCAGTTCACGCTACTGCCGCCTGCCCGTGTTGCAACATAGCCGCAGGCAGCGGATCTGCCGCCAAGTCACTGCACTCCGGCTGGACGCCCAGCCTCATCGACCGGCCGGAAACGGGTCGTCGAACCCAGCGCGAGGAAGCTCGCGGCCGACGGATCGGCGCCGGCGAGTGCGAGGG
This genomic stretch from Calidifontibacter indicus harbors:
- a CDS encoding phage tail protein, giving the protein MGQVVDFVNVSTEGLESSPMAEALAGLRANEARYFKNKYDHEFTVEAAEGFAEAAAEVERVAKVLKDERDIVIESKPLQVAVADVDGINWVHVFYESGLAVNVLYTVADGGKRAVGFKLSEGMEPPAELDAFKWARQKSKLAGTIRGSYFVIKGEHPPID